A part of Candidatus Zixiibacteriota bacterium genomic DNA contains:
- a CDS encoding GAF domain-containing protein produces MNQAAKRKKTEEPISRFWNKISLVADVAAVIRNEPPGKETFARVLKMIQEIVAFESATLYLYDKKRKRLDEMVSLGERVEPIDFVQFEVGSGITAWAARQKKPVLLSNIRNLDRPPEKTRSSFLSIPLLVAEELIGAVNFAHTLPDFFRDKDLKLLTIVGDQIAISIERLIYQAELEAKNQALQKAHEELMESQRHIINHEKLSAVKELARSVNHEINNPLAVIVGQTQCLALIRDQLAPDLIERLECIENEAMKIAEINRRLLQIEDLVSESYLDDLDGVRMLNLHKSTSGVKG; encoded by the coding sequence TAAACGAAAAAAGACGGAAGAACCAATCAGCCGATTCTGGAATAAAATCAGCCTGGTGGCCGATGTGGCGGCGGTCATCCGCAATGAACCACCGGGAAAGGAGACCTTTGCCAGAGTTCTCAAGATGATTCAGGAGATTGTCGCCTTTGAATCGGCGACGCTCTATCTCTATGACAAGAAGCGGAAACGTCTGGATGAAATGGTTTCGCTGGGAGAACGGGTAGAGCCGATCGACTTTGTGCAGTTTGAAGTGGGCAGCGGTATCACGGCCTGGGCGGCGCGCCAGAAAAAACCGGTGCTATTATCCAACATCCGCAACCTCGACCGTCCCCCGGAGAAAACCCGCAGCTCTTTCCTCAGCATCCCTCTTCTGGTAGCGGAGGAGCTCATCGGGGCCGTTAATTTTGCTCATACTCTGCCCGATTTTTTCCGTGACAAAGACCTGAAACTGCTGACCATTGTCGGCGACCAGATTGCCATATCGATAGAACGGCTGATATATCAGGCGGAACTGGAAGCGAAGAATCAGGCGCTTCAGAAGGCGCATGAGGAATTGATGGAATCGCAGCGTCACATTATCAATCACGAAAAACTGTCGGCGGTTAAAGAGTTGGCGCGGTCGGTCAATCATGAAATTAACAATCCGCTGGCGGTGATTGTCGGGCAGACGCAATGCCTGGCGCTCATCCGCGACCAGCTGGCGCCGGATTTAATTGAGCGGCTGGAATGCATTGAAAATGAGGCGATGAAAATCGCCGAAATTAATCGCCGGCTTCTTCAGATTGAAGACCTCGTGTCGGAATCATATCTGGATGACCTGGACGGCGTGAGAATGCTGAATCTTCATAAATCGACTTCGGGAGTAAAGGGATGA